A genome region from Clostridium sp. JN-9 includes the following:
- a CDS encoding MupG family TIM beta-alpha barrel fold protein: protein MSKGISIYLGMNYPIEQNIRYIKKAKEYGFDNVFTSLHIPEADYSKIIEDFKKVVELSKDLHMKIIADISPRAFKYLGASIKDLSVLKDMDIYGVRVDFGFSPKEIAEFTNNKYGLKIEINASTVTERFLNEFDKHNPNYKMLQACHNYYPRMNTGISEETLLKKNNMLKKYGIKLSAFIPSKSGKRGPIFEALPTLEVHRNMKPEVCAKHLFALGLDNVIFGDSIPSDEELISVGKLEEHILEFNIEELNCSEIEREILFKGSHKNRPDPAEDVIRSTMSRETLNGRKIEQRNNIERVKGSVTIDNEKYLRYCGEVQICKKDLPADPRVNVVGHISKDEVFLLDFIKDETKFKFISESNFH, encoded by the coding sequence ATGTCCAAAGGTATTTCAATATATTTAGGAATGAATTACCCCATAGAACAAAATATCAGATATATAAAGAAAGCTAAGGAATATGGATTTGACAATGTTTTTACATCTCTTCATATTCCAGAGGCAGATTACAGTAAGATTATTGAAGACTTCAAGAAAGTAGTTGAATTATCAAAAGATTTACACATGAAAATTATTGCTGATATATCTCCCAGAGCATTTAAATATTTAGGAGCAAGTATAAAGGATTTAAGTGTTTTAAAGGATATGGATATTTATGGTGTAAGGGTGGATTTTGGATTTTCACCAAAGGAAATAGCTGAATTTACTAATAATAAATATGGATTAAAAATTGAAATTAATGCATCAACAGTTACCGAAAGATTTTTAAATGAATTCGATAAACATAATCCTAATTACAAAATGCTTCAGGCATGCCATAATTACTATCCAAGAATGAATACAGGTATTTCTGAAGAAACTTTGTTAAAGAAAAATAATATGTTAAAAAAATATGGTATAAAATTATCAGCTTTCATTCCATCTAAATCAGGGAAAAGGGGACCTATATTTGAAGCACTGCCTACACTTGAAGTCCATAGAAATATGAAGCCTGAAGTTTGCGCCAAACATTTATTTGCACTGGGATTAGATAATGTTATATTTGGAGACAGCATACCTTCAGATGAAGAGCTTATTAGCGTGGGGAAATTAGAAGAACATATATTAGAATTTAATATAGAAGAATTAAACTGCAGTGAAATAGAAAGAGAAATACTTTTTAAAGGCAGCCATAAAAATAGGCCGGATCCTGCAGAAGATGTTATTAGATCAACCATGTCCAGGGAAACATTAAATGGAAGAAAAATAGAGCAAAGAAACAATATTGAAAGGGTTAAGGGAAGCGTTACTATTGATAATGAAAAATATTTAAGGTATTGTGGTGAAGTTCAGATATGTAAAAAAGACCTGCCTGCAGATCCAAGGGTAAATGTGGTTGGACATATTAGTAAGGATGAAGTTTTCCTATTGGATTTTATCAAAGATGAAACAAAATTTAAATTTATATCTGAAAGTAACTTTCATTAG
- a CDS encoding Lrp/AsnC ligand binding domain-containing protein, whose product MNLCISGLDELDLQILDILIKDSRTPYLEIARNCHVSGGTIHVRMKKMQDMGIIKGTKLIVDNSKLGYDICCFIGIYLDKSSSFTNVLAHMKAIKEVVELHYTTGDYSLFVKILCKNMSDLQNLLMTKIQTIDGIQRTNTFISLYQPIDRNIEL is encoded by the coding sequence ATGAATTTATGCATAAGTGGATTAGATGAACTTGATCTTCAGATATTGGATATTTTAATTAAGGATTCCCGTACCCCATATTTAGAGATTGCCAGGAACTGCCACGTCAGCGGGGGAACTATACATGTAAGAATGAAAAAGATGCAGGATATGGGAATAATAAAGGGAACTAAACTTATTGTTGATAACTCTAAATTAGGATATGATATTTGCTGCTTTATAGGAATTTATTTAGATAAATCATCATCATTTACAAATGTCCTTGCTCATATGAAAGCAATTAAAGAAGTAGTTGAATTACATTATACCACTGGGGATTATTCATTATTTGTGAAAATACTATGTAAAAACATGTCTGATCTTCAAAACTTACTTATGACTAAAATACAGACTATTGATGGAATACAAAGAACAAATACATTCATTTCTTTATATCAGCCTATTGATAGAAATATTGAACTTTAA
- a CDS encoding gamma carbonic anhydrase family protein, producing MIINFKGKKPCISESCFIAENAQVIGDLTLGEDSSIWFGAVVRADVNKIFIGKGTNIQDNSTIHVYRSGPATDIGDNVTIGHNVVLHGCKIHDNCLIGMGSIILDGAEIGENTIIGAGSLVTHNKKIPSGVLCMGSPAKVIRNLTEGEIKANMDNAIHYVHLSKEYK from the coding sequence ATGATTATAAATTTTAAAGGAAAAAAGCCATGCATAAGCGAAAGCTGCTTCATAGCTGAAAATGCTCAGGTTATAGGAGATTTAACATTAGGTGAGGATTCAAGCATATGGTTTGGTGCTGTTGTAAGAGCAGATGTGAACAAAATATTTATAGGTAAGGGCACTAACATACAGGATAATTCAACAATTCATGTTTATCGCAGCGGTCCTGCCACAGACATAGGAGATAATGTTACAATAGGTCATAATGTGGTTCTTCATGGCTGCAAAATTCATGATAATTGTTTAATAGGCATGGGTTCAATTATTTTAGATGGAGCAGAAATAGGAGAAAATACAATTATAGGAGCAGGAAGCCTTGTAACACACAATAAAAAAATACCATCAGGTGTTCTATGTATGGGTTCTCCTGCAAAAGTAATAAGAAACTTAACTGAAGGTGAAATTAAAGCAAATATGGATAATGCTATTCATTATGTACATCTATCTAAAGAATATAAATAA
- a CDS encoding vitamin B12-dependent ribonucleotide reductase translates to MKSLDKLFVRYFTKELEKDTSKTVYDLFKWKTVDVFLKDHKTGKVLVDMKNLEFPEHYSQNACDIIASKYFRRAGVPNKLGYENSMKMLAHRMVDFWAASLMDEGLIENEDEKSIFYDEMVYALLAQMYAPNSPQWFNTGLKRSYDIKGMPQGNFYYDENLKSVVESKDTYSRTQASACFILSIEDKLLGPHSISEQFITETKLFKGGSGTGSNFSNIRAKGEKLSGGGVSSGLMSFLKALDRNAGAIKSGGTTRRAAKMVCLDIDHPEIKDFITWKANEEKKVRALGKMGYNTDFDGEAYETVSGQNSNNSIRFSDEFMNKVANLDKNEDEEIVLKGRVDKKVNTSVKVKDLWDTFNISAWQCADPAPQFIDTFNAWHTCPAGEDGVYNAKYNKINSTNPCGEYAFLDDTSCNLASINVYKFYNFAEKSFDVKAYLHVIGLVQLILESSIHWGQFPTKDIARKTYMFRTTGLGISNLASLFMVMGFPYDSDEARALAASLAGILTGYSYYVSALMAEKIGTFEKFETNKKYMMRVIRNHARAAGVTSRDVKNIIKGSFQDSFEGLNYKPMTVNHDLLNKLGLGEISETLKKSWINALDNGDKFGYRNAQVTVMAPTGTISFAMDCGATSIEPFFSHIVYKKLSGGGFMTIINPVMELALKNLNYSDDEISDILEYVLRKEKVEENGYEYEKVIDGKLEGAPHLKKEHLPIFDTANKCGTGERFIAAMGHVLMVASITPLISGAVSKTVNLPKTATVDDFKKVVLSSWKLGIKGITLYRDGSKASQPLNINLSNDIDLKLEDLPYDKLLAKAKELQKGYKYSEREKPVGIRKGTTHPAQIEDVKIYTTVNRRENGEISEIYITTDREGTIITGLLNSLSKALSVMLQYHVPPKDIARMLRGQKYEPYGFVQKHPYIKYVSSISDLVSKIIDIETGDYSRCQVKPENYCDPDSAPDQAAAIEESLASGNQLSKDMEPIKVEDVDNNIKGERVYGSTCPNCSSTRMVRNGTCMVCLDCGSTTGCS, encoded by the coding sequence ATGAAATCGCTAGATAAATTATTTGTAAGATATTTTACAAAGGAATTGGAAAAGGACACATCTAAAACTGTATATGACTTATTTAAGTGGAAAACCGTAGACGTTTTTCTAAAGGATCATAAAACAGGTAAAGTACTTGTGGACATGAAGAACCTGGAGTTTCCGGAACACTATTCTCAAAATGCCTGTGATATTATTGCCTCAAAGTATTTTAGAAGAGCCGGGGTTCCAAATAAATTAGGTTATGAAAACAGTATGAAAATGCTTGCCCACAGAATGGTGGACTTTTGGGCAGCTTCCCTAATGGATGAAGGGCTTATAGAAAATGAAGATGAAAAGTCAATTTTTTATGACGAAATGGTATATGCATTATTAGCTCAAATGTATGCTCCTAACTCCCCACAATGGTTCAACACTGGCCTTAAAAGAAGCTATGATATCAAGGGAATGCCCCAAGGGAATTTTTATTATGATGAAAATCTAAAATCAGTTGTAGAAAGTAAGGATACATACTCAAGAACTCAGGCTTCAGCTTGTTTTATATTGTCCATTGAGGACAAATTATTAGGCCCTCATTCTATTTCTGAACAATTTATCACTGAAACAAAATTGTTTAAGGGTGGATCTGGTACTGGCTCTAATTTTTCAAATATAAGAGCAAAGGGAGAAAAACTTTCCGGCGGAGGGGTTTCTTCAGGTTTAATGAGCTTTTTAAAAGCTTTGGATAGGAATGCAGGGGCCATAAAGTCAGGTGGTACAACCAGACGTGCTGCCAAAATGGTCTGCCTGGACATTGATCACCCTGAAATAAAGGATTTTATAACCTGGAAGGCAAATGAAGAAAAAAAAGTAAGAGCTCTTGGAAAAATGGGCTATAATACTGATTTTGACGGTGAAGCTTATGAAACTGTATCAGGTCAGAACAGTAACAATTCCATAAGATTTTCTGATGAATTTATGAATAAAGTAGCTAATTTAGATAAAAATGAAGATGAAGAAATTGTTTTAAAAGGCAGAGTAGATAAAAAAGTTAATACATCAGTAAAGGTTAAAGATCTTTGGGATACATTTAATATTTCTGCATGGCAGTGCGCCGATCCTGCGCCTCAGTTCATAGATACATTCAATGCATGGCATACATGTCCTGCTGGAGAAGACGGCGTATATAATGCCAAATATAATAAAATAAACTCCACAAATCCATGCGGTGAATATGCATTTTTGGATGATACTTCATGTAATCTGGCTTCTATAAATGTTTATAAATTTTACAATTTTGCCGAAAAGTCCTTTGATGTAAAAGCATATCTGCACGTTATTGGATTAGTTCAGTTAATATTGGAAAGCTCAATACACTGGGGTCAGTTTCCAACCAAAGATATTGCACGTAAAACATATATGTTTAGAACAACAGGACTAGGTATCTCAAATTTAGCATCACTTTTTATGGTTATGGGATTCCCATATGATTCTGATGAAGCAAGAGCACTTGCAGCTTCACTTGCAGGTATTTTAACTGGATATTCATATTATGTATCTGCACTGATGGCAGAGAAAATCGGTACATTTGAAAAGTTTGAAACAAACAAGAAATATATGATGAGAGTTATAAGAAATCATGCAAGAGCTGCCGGCGTTACTTCAAGGGATGTTAAAAATATAATAAAAGGTTCTTTCCAAGATTCATTTGAGGGACTAAATTACAAGCCTATGACAGTTAATCATGATTTATTAAACAAACTAGGTCTTGGCGAAATTAGTGAAACATTGAAAAAAAGCTGGATAAACGCCTTGGACAATGGTGATAAATTTGGATATAGAAATGCTCAGGTAACTGTAATGGCTCCAACAGGAACCATATCATTTGCCATGGACTGTGGAGCAACTTCAATTGAACCTTTTTTCAGTCATATTGTTTATAAAAAACTATCTGGCGGTGGATTTATGACCATAATAAATCCTGTTATGGAATTAGCTTTAAAGAACTTAAACTATAGTGATGATGAAATAAGTGACATACTGGAATATGTTTTAAGAAAAGAAAAGGTAGAGGAAAACGGCTATGAATATGAGAAAGTAATAGACGGTAAATTAGAGGGTGCGCCACATTTAAAAAAAGAGCATCTTCCTATTTTTGATACGGCCAATAAATGTGGAACAGGTGAAAGATTTATTGCAGCTATGGGTCATGTATTAATGGTTGCTTCAATTACACCACTTATATCCGGAGCTGTTTCTAAAACTGTAAATCTGCCAAAAACAGCAACAGTGGATGATTTTAAGAAGGTGGTATTATCCTCATGGAAACTTGGCATAAAGGGAATAACTTTATATAGAGATGGTTCAAAGGCAAGTCAGCCTCTAAACATAAATTTATCAAATGATATTGATTTAAAGCTTGAGGATCTACCCTATGACAAGCTTTTAGCTAAAGCTAAGGAACTTCAGAAGGGTTACAAATATTCAGAAAGGGAGAAGCCTGTTGGTATTAGAAAAGGTACCACACATCCTGCACAAATTGAGGATGTTAAAATATACACTACAGTTAACAGAAGAGAAAATGGCGAGATTTCAGAAATTTATATAACTACTGACAGAGAAGGTACAATTATAACAGGACTGCTTAACTCACTTTCTAAAGCACTGTCAGTAATGCTTCAGTATCATGTTCCACCAAAAGACATTGCCAGAATGCTGCGGGGACAAAAGTATGAACCATATGGCTTTGTACAAAAGCATCCTTATATAAAGTATGTTTCTTCTATTTCAGACCTGGTAAGTAAAATTATTGATATAGAAACAGGAGATTACAGCAGATGCCAGGTAAAACCTGAAAACTACTGTGATCCCGATTCAGCCCCAGACCAGGCTGCTGCTATTGAAGAATCATTAGCCTCTGGTAACCAATTAAGCAAGGACATGGAGCCAATAAAAGTTGAAGATGTAGACAATAATATTAAAGGTGAACGGGTATATGGAAGTACATGCCCCAACTGCTCCTCCACAAGAATGGTAAGAAACGGAACCTGCATGGTATGCCTTGACTGCGGATCAACAACTGGATGCTCGTAA
- a CDS encoding DUF378 domain-containing protein, translated as MKALDITALVLVIIGAINWGLIGFFQFDLIATLFGSMSAFTRIVYAIVGIAGLYAISFLGKDRETREVK; from the coding sequence ATGAAAGCATTAGATATTACCGCACTTGTATTAGTTATTATAGGCGCTATAAATTGGGGTCTTATTGGTTTTTTCCAGTTTGATTTAATAGCTACATTGTTTGGAAGTATGTCTGCATTCACAAGAATTGTATATGCTATTGTTGGCATAGCAGGATTATATGCCATTTCATTCCTTGGAAAAGATAGAGAAACAAGAGAAGTTAAATAG
- a CDS encoding SagB/ThcOx family dehydrogenase translates to MNKNDNCRDFLKANAFIDLESIETDQNKEMPEPPIQKQCPENVKLIDLVSPDLFTCGQMDILSTLRKRKTRHAYSDVPLTLEEFSFLLWSVQGIKKIVKNGYATLRTVPSAGARHCFETYIAVFNVEGLKKGIYRYLPLDHKIYFIDCPDNLEELLSDACLKQDFVSKGAVTFIWSVIPYRMEWRYDIASYKLICLDAGHLCENLYLASESIGAGTSAIAAYDQKKIDNLLHLDGEDEFCIYIAPVGKLQK, encoded by the coding sequence ATGAACAAGAATGATAATTGCAGAGACTTTTTAAAAGCCAACGCATTTATTGACCTTGAAAGCATAGAAACAGATCAAAATAAGGAAATGCCTGAACCTCCCATTCAAAAGCAGTGTCCTGAAAATGTAAAGCTTATAGATTTAGTTTCTCCCGATTTGTTTACCTGTGGGCAGATGGACATTCTTTCTACATTGAGAAAAAGAAAAACCAGACATGCCTATAGCGATGTTCCTCTTACTTTAGAAGAATTTTCTTTTTTACTTTGGAGTGTACAGGGAATAAAAAAGATAGTTAAAAATGGTTATGCAACTTTGAGAACAGTTCCTTCAGCAGGTGCCAGACATTGTTTTGAAACTTATATTGCAGTATTTAATGTAGAAGGACTTAAAAAGGGGATTTACAGATATCTGCCTCTGGATCATAAAATATACTTTATAGACTGCCCTGACAATTTAGAAGAACTGCTAAGTGATGCCTGCTTAAAACAGGACTTTGTATCCAAGGGAGCAGTGACTTTTATATGGTCAGTAATTCCTTATAGAATGGAATGGAGATATGATATTGCATCATATAAACTGATCTGCCTGGATGCAGGACATTTATGCGAAAACTTATATTTAGCATCCGAGTCAATTGGAGCAGGTACCTCTGCAATAGCAGCCTATGACCAGAAAAAGATTGATAATTTACTTCATTTAGATGGTGAAGATGAATTCTGCATATATATAGCACCTGTTGGTAAGCTTCAGAAATAA
- a CDS encoding PRD domain-containing protein, which produces MEKQYKIIKTFNHNVVFCIDRELSKECILIGRGIGFGKKENDIIDNKKAEKVFYISNEANKDKFKGLTKTIDKDIVGVTEEVIAMIHNSSKGKLDEKIHITLLDHISFAIERHRSGINIANPFIVEERTLYPEEYELASKALNIINSRLNIDLPEDEIGFIALHIHAAFTHGSISKTSLNAAIINEMIKFIEETLEIKINSDSINYSRLITHLRFALDRAEKHIPIENLLLSSIKRKFKISYNVSKKLADKIKQDYNIEFTEDEIGYLAIHLEKIRLNN; this is translated from the coding sequence TTGGAGAAACAATATAAAATTATAAAGACTTTTAATCATAATGTAGTTTTTTGTATAGATAGAGAATTATCAAAAGAGTGTATTTTAATTGGAAGGGGCATAGGGTTTGGCAAAAAGGAAAATGATATTATAGACAATAAAAAAGCCGAAAAGGTATTTTATATATCTAATGAAGCAAACAAGGATAAATTTAAGGGACTGACTAAGACTATAGATAAGGATATTGTTGGAGTAACAGAGGAAGTTATTGCCATGATTCATAATTCATCAAAGGGTAAACTGGACGAAAAAATCCATATAACTTTATTAGATCATATTTCTTTTGCTATAGAGAGGCACAGAAGCGGCATAAATATAGCAAATCCATTTATTGTAGAAGAAAGAACATTATATCCAGAGGAATATGAATTAGCATCAAAGGCCTTGAATATAATTAATAGCAGGTTAAATATTGATTTACCTGAGGACGAAATAGGATTTATAGCGCTTCATATTCACGCGGCTTTTACCCATGGAAGTATTTCAAAAACAAGTTTAAATGCTGCTATTATAAATGAAATGATTAAATTTATTGAGGAAACTCTGGAGATAAAAATCAATTCTGACAGCATAAATTATTCCAGGCTGATAACACACTTAAGATTTGCATTAGACAGAGCTGAAAAGCATATACCCATTGAAAATCTGCTTTTATCCAGTATAAAGAGAAAATTTAAAATATCATATAATGTATCAAAAAAATTAGCAGATAAAATAAAGCAGGATTATAATATTGAATTTACAGAAGATGAAATAGGATACCTTGCCATTCATCTGGAGAAAATAAGATTGAATAATTAA
- a CDS encoding (2Fe-2S)-binding protein, whose translation MEQNLNNEVLDKLTKVCLCRGISRATMKKAIQNGARTVEQVRKATGAGSGSCKGRRCTPKIEELLKNSL comes from the coding sequence ATGGAACAAAACTTAAATAATGAAGTATTAGATAAATTGACAAAAGTCTGCTTATGCAGAGGAATATCAAGAGCAACTATGAAAAAGGCTATACAAAACGGAGCAAGGACAGTAGAGCAGGTAAGAAAAGCAACAGGTGCAGGGTCAGGATCCTGCAAGGGGAGAAGATGCACCCCTAAAATAGAAGAACTATTAAAAAATTCTTTATAA
- a CDS encoding PTS transporter subunit EIIC has translation MSTSNLSPKVIAENILDKVGGKENVSSVAYCMTRLRMGIVDDSKVSKEEIKKIEGVLGLVEQGGQLQIILGPGRVAKVATAFGEISGIKVGELDEAKVRKEEIKAKNATPFKLVLKKISNIFIPLIPAFIACGLVTGILNIVLKFNPGFGAGATGGILKIIGNSVFYGLSLFVGVNAAKEFGGSPMLGGVMAAVISHPDLAKVKFGGMPLVPGRGGVIAVLLVVAFSSWVEKNIRKVIPDVLDLFITPLLTVLISSFVALLVLQPLGGMISDAIGSAVKVSIKSGGAFTGFILGGTFLPLVMTGLHQGLTPIHADLLKTTGQNLLLPILAMAGAGQVGAAIAVLAKTKNKRLKKTIWSALPVGILGVGEPLIYGVTLPLGKPFIGACIGGAVGGAFNAATKVACLSMGLSGLPLALLIKPGSVLFYLTGVLLAYIGGFIATWFIGFEDPEV, from the coding sequence ATGTCTACTTCAAATTTGTCGCCTAAAGTTATTGCAGAAAACATACTTGATAAGGTTGGCGGAAAAGAAAACGTTTCTTCTGTTGCTTACTGTATGACCAGATTAAGAATGGGAATTGTAGATGACAGCAAAGTAAGTAAAGAGGAGATTAAGAAAATTGAAGGAGTACTTGGCCTGGTTGAACAAGGAGGACAATTACAAATTATTCTTGGACCAGGAAGAGTGGCTAAGGTAGCTACAGCTTTTGGGGAAATATCGGGCATTAAAGTTGGTGAGCTTGATGAGGCAAAAGTAAGAAAGGAAGAAATTAAGGCAAAGAATGCTACTCCATTTAAATTGGTTCTGAAGAAAATTTCAAATATCTTCATTCCATTAATACCAGCATTTATTGCCTGCGGTCTTGTAACAGGAATTTTAAATATTGTTTTAAAGTTTAATCCGGGTTTTGGAGCAGGAGCAACCGGCGGTATATTAAAAATTATTGGTAATTCAGTATTTTATGGTTTAAGTTTATTTGTTGGTGTAAATGCTGCTAAGGAATTTGGCGGATCACCAATGCTTGGTGGAGTTATGGCAGCAGTAATTTCTCATCCTGATCTTGCAAAGGTTAAGTTTGGAGGAATGCCGCTGGTACCAGGTCGTGGCGGTGTAATTGCAGTATTGCTTGTAGTTGCATTCAGCTCATGGGTTGAAAAAAACATAAGAAAGGTAATTCCAGATGTTTTGGATTTATTTATAACACCTTTACTTACAGTTTTGATTTCCAGTTTTGTAGCTTTGTTAGTTCTGCAGCCTTTGGGTGGAATGATATCTGATGCAATAGGATCAGCAGTAAAAGTATCAATTAAATCAGGAGGAGCTTTCACTGGATTTATTTTAGGAGGAACATTCCTTCCATTAGTAATGACAGGACTTCATCAGGGACTTACTCCAATTCATGCAGATTTACTTAAAACAACTGGTCAGAATTTACTTCTTCCAATATTAGCCATGGCTGGTGCAGGACAAGTTGGAGCAGCCATAGCAGTATTAGCAAAGACAAAAAACAAAAGATTAAAGAAGACAATCTGGTCAGCTTTACCAGTAGGTATACTTGGCGTAGGAGAACCATTAATATATGGTGTAACATTACCACTTGGAAAGCCATTTATTGGTGCCTGCATTGGAGGAGCCGTAGGAGGTGCATTTAATGCTGCTACTAAGGTTGCATGCTTAAGCATGGGACTTTCAGGATTGCCTTTAGCATTATTAATTAAACCAGGATCAGTATTATTCTATTTAACTGGTGTCCTGTTAGCATATATAGGCGGCTTCATAGCAACTTGGTTCATAGGTTTTGAGGACCCGGAAGTATAA
- the map gene encoding type I methionyl aminopeptidase: MIIIKNQEQINNMAEAGKILTACHRELRKIIRPGISTLQIDKFADDFIRSHGAIAEQKGFEGYPYATCASVNDEICHGFPSHTHLHEGDIVTIDMVVNLNGWMADSAWSYPVGKISKQAEDLLKVTKECLYIGIEKAVIGNRLGDVSHAIQVHAESHGFSVVRDFTGHGIGQSMHEDPEVLHFGSPNRGIKLCEGMVFTIEPMINAGSFRLKIDNNGWTARTLDGSLSAQYEHTLAITKDGPLVLTEQD, from the coding sequence TTGATTATAATTAAAAATCAAGAACAAATTAATAACATGGCTGAGGCAGGTAAAATATTAACTGCATGCCATAGAGAACTTAGAAAGATAATCCGTCCTGGTATATCCACTCTGCAAATTGATAAATTTGCAGATGACTTTATACGATCTCATGGAGCAATAGCAGAGCAAAAGGGTTTTGAGGGATATCCCTACGCAACCTGTGCATCTGTGAACGATGAAATATGCCATGGATTCCCAAGCCATACTCATCTCCATGAGGGTGATATTGTTACAATTGATATGGTTGTAAATCTCAATGGATGGATGGCTGATTCTGCCTGGTCTTATCCAGTAGGTAAAATATCCAAACAAGCTGAAGATCTCCTTAAGGTAACAAAAGAATGTCTTTATATAGGTATTGAGAAAGCTGTTATTGGAAACAGGCTTGGTGATGTTTCACATGCAATTCAGGTTCACGCTGAGTCTCACGGATTTTCCGTTGTACGTGATTTCACAGGACATGGTATAGGCCAAAGTATGCATGAAGACCCAGAGGTACTTCACTTTGGTTCTCCAAACAGAGGAATAAAACTCTGTGAAGGAATGGTATTCACCATTGAACCCATGATTAATGCTGGTTCTTTTAGATTAAAAATTGATAATAACGGATGGACAGCCAGAACTTTAGATGGAAGCCTGTCAGCTCAATATGAGCATACACTTGCTATTACTAAGGATGGTCCATTGGTTCTAACCGAACAGGATTAA
- the murQ gene encoding N-acetylmuramic acid 6-phosphate etherase yields the protein MNLNKLESLVTEERNPNTLNIDSVSTEEIITMINEEDKKVAFAVEKEKSHIAKAVDVIAYRLKNGGRLIYVGAGTSGRLGIVDASECPPTFGVDDQLVQGIIAGGNTAIFKAVEGAEDNTELGKKDLISRNINKNDVICGIAASGRTPYVIGAMKYGKDIGSAVICVTMNPNSEMAAIADVPISVVVGPEVIMGSTRMKAGTAQKMVLNMLTTGTMVKLGKVYGNLMVDVQSTNEKLITRAKRIIMLATGVDITTAEKYLKETEYDVKLSIFMIQTNLDKEKAEKILNDNNGYIQKAIDSINK from the coding sequence ATGAATCTGAATAAATTAGAATCATTGGTAACGGAAGAAAGAAATCCAAATACATTAAATATTGACAGTGTATCTACAGAAGAAATAATAACTATGATAAATGAAGAGGATAAAAAAGTGGCTTTTGCAGTGGAAAAGGAAAAGAGCCATATTGCAAAAGCTGTAGATGTAATTGCTTACAGACTGAAAAATGGAGGAAGGCTTATATATGTTGGTGCAGGCACCAGCGGAAGGCTTGGAATTGTTGATGCATCAGAATGTCCTCCAACTTTCGGGGTAGATGACCAATTGGTTCAGGGCATAATAGCAGGAGGTAATACTGCAATATTTAAGGCTGTAGAAGGAGCAGAAGACAATACTGAACTGGGGAAGAAAGATTTAATCAGCAGAAATATCAATAAAAATGATGTAATCTGCGGAATAGCTGCATCTGGCAGAACACCTTATGTAATTGGAGCAATGAAATATGGTAAGGACATTGGATCCGCTGTTATTTGTGTTACCATGAATCCAAACAGTGAAATGGCTGCAATTGCAGATGTACCAATATCTGTAGTAGTAGGCCCTGAGGTTATTATGGGTTCTACCAGAATGAAAGCAGGAACTGCACAAAAAATGGTTTTAAATATGCTTACTACTGGTACTATGGTTAAGCTTGGAAAAGTATATGGAAATTTAATGGTGGATGTTCAGTCTACTAATGAGAAATTAATTACAAGGGCTAAAAGAATAATCATGCTTGCTACAGGAGTGGATATTACTACAGCAGAAAAGTATTTAAAAGAAACTGAGTATGATGTTAAATTAAGTATATTTATGATTCAGACTAATTTAGATAAAGAAAAAGCAGAGAAAATATTAAATGATAATAATGGATATATACAAAAGGCAATAGATAGCATTAATAAATAA